The genomic interval TTGCCTTTCTGAAGTTGTGAACCGTGGAAATGTCGCATCTGTCATGAAAGCAAGCTACGACCTGAAGTGAATAGAATGCAACACAGGGGTAGGGGGAATGACCCGACCCTGATCCACTGGGAATCAAGTGACCTAAGCAGAATGGGGAATCATCTGACCCTGAGACTGGGGAATCATGTGCCCTAACAATGGGGAATCAAGTGACCCTGAAGCTCTCTGCACTGGGGAATATACGTGGTCCTCGACTAGCCAATTCCCTAGCAGGGCGTTGGCACATGTTCTCGAGTGGCAGAGTCTTCACAAAGACGAGCTACTCGATAATTGGAGACTTGCTGAAGAACGAAAGCCGTTGAAGCAAGTTCCTCCGCTGGAGTAATCCTATGATACCGAGAATCATTGAAGCACGCCACGTGCAGGACTATACCATTTGGATCCGATTTAGTGATGGATCAGATGGCCAGGTCGACCTGAAGGACGAACTCTGGGGTCCTGTCTTTGAACCACTCAAGGATCCAGTGGCATTCCGCAAATTCCAAGTCCACCCGGAACTCCATACGATCGTATGGGAGAACGGCGCTGACTTCTCGCCCGAATTTCTCCGCAAAGCTCTGCACGCAACCGCCTAACGGTCGCGCCTTACCTGCGCCGCGAAACGACTGCTGAATTTGAAAACCTCAAC from Ignavibacteriota bacterium carries:
- a CDS encoding DUF2442 domain-containing protein — protein: MIPRIIEARHVQDYTIWIRFSDGSDGQVDLKDELWGPVFEPLKDPVAFRKFQVHPELHTIVWENGADFSPEFLRKALHATA